The DNA segment TGTCATCCATGTCCGTGGGGGGGCAGGCGGACTCCGGCCTCCACGAAGTCTTCATCCAGCAGAACCATGCGCAGACCCTAAACGCATCCACGCCCCAGACCGTTCTCCAGCTCCAGCCAGAGCCAGCCCAGTCGAGCAACGGGCAGCAGGTGATGCAGTCGGTGGCGGGCGACCAGAACCTGCAGCTCATCAACCCGGGGACCTTCATCATCCAGGCCCAGACGGTGTCGGCCTCCGGGCAGATCCAGTGGCAGACCTTTCAGGTGCAGGGCGTCCAGAACCTGCAGAACCTGGGGCTGCCCACCTCGCAGCCCCAGCAGATCACCCTGGCCCCGATGCAGACCCTGTCCCTGGCCGGCGGCCAGGTGCCCAACCTGCAGACGGTGACGGTCAACTCCATCGTGCAGCAGGAGGGCCACAGCCCCGGAGGTACggcctctcttcttcttctgctcctcgtGGTGTTGGTCTGGCTCtttaaaatagtacttagcgaTGTGGAGAgacttatcctagctgtcttggttgtttacagggaatgggttaacctattgttagtgcttggtacttactgtaccgacagcgatatattgtttcttcttcttctgacaaatgtattttattgtaagtcgctttggataaaagcgtctgctaaaggccTTGCATGTGTTGTTGAAGGCTGAAGTCTCTCTTGGCTTCAGTGTGTTCGGTCGGTTGTGTTGCTTGCTGCGTTGTCatcttttaattattattataactactAGGGTAGTTATAACTACTGCAGCGTTTCTATCAAAGCATTTGTTTTACTTCTTGACAATATTCTGTCTATTGTCACATAGAAGCAGAAGCCCAAGGTTTACAGTGTTTTACACACATTCAAGCTTGTTCAAACTTCACTGCGATTCAAAATGTTGGCCTATATATTTGTAAGCAAGTAACGTGTCGGTATTCATTTAAACTTTGAGGTGGAAGCCAGTGTCTGTCCGAACAGCTCTGACGCTGTCGTCCCCGATGATACGAACCTACCGGGGCTCTCTCCTAGGGCTGCtggattatggaaaaaatcctaatcacgattattcaaacaattatttgtgattgtgagtttgaaaacatgatgtactTATTCAGCCTGTCcctcccaaaaaacactttgtaactgagaacttaaaAAAGTACACAAAATGCTCAAAAAGAACATGTTCAAAtccaaaataatgtacagatatgtatcatgtattcatttattaaaatacaaattaaaacgAAAAACTCgatttatattagttttgtgatcgctcaacgctaaaatcgaaatcgcgatcaaaattggACTAGTCGCGCAGCCCTCTCCTCTGCGCTTTCTCTCCAGCATCCCGTTGTTTTCTGGGAGCCCATTAGACCGCCGGGAGGTAGAACCGTCCTGTCTCCCCGGTCAGCGGGAAACAATCCTTAGGATCGCTTCCACAACCATTTCTTctccaggagtaaaaacaatgGGCTAATGGCCAATTTGAATACATCACACATGCTTAGGGAAGAGCAGCGACGTGGTTCCAGAAAGTGATTGGACACATGTTCCTTGTTGAGTCGTCGCCTgaataacaaataaacaaaaggaACGTATTCGGCGCGCCTGTCGGAAGACGCCGGAAATTGAAACGCAAAGATGGCAATTAGGGAGAAGTGGTCTTGTTTGAAATGAGAGGTAAAGAGACGCCGGGGTTACACGTTTTGTGTCTTTTGCTTTTTACATTTCAAAGTGTGCAAACAATTATAGCCCTTGCAGGCCTATATTTAATTAacctttttttcattaaatcgAGATTGGAGtccgatttctttttaaacgGCTTTTAACCATAAACGCAACTATATTCCAAAACTGAATGCTATACATGGATATCATATAAATAATTACATTATGAACATGTGTATCTAAAGTTGATATCTTTGTTAGGACTATTGCTAGATAATAGGACAAGGACAATATGAAATAACCTGATGATTCTCTGTCATGTTATCTGATCAGAGGCCTGCATCATTGAAAGCCATTCACATGATCTAATGGCAGCTACTCATCCCAGCACGAGTTTTGTGAGCTATTCCCCATGTTATTATCACATCCATTACTGTATTGATGTCTGGatcgattccccccccccccccttcctccagaCATCCATATAAAAGAAGAGCCTGACTCTGAGGACTGGCAGCTGGGGACGGACTCCACGCTGAACACCAGCGACCTGTCCCACCTCCACGTCCGGCTGGTGGACGAGGACGACCCGCTGGGCCAGGAGGGCAAGAGGCTGCGCCGGGTGGCCTGCACCTGCCCCAACTGTAAAGAGTCGGGCGGCAGGTGAGCCAGCCTGCCTGGGATGTTGACTATGCTACGTGTTTGTATTGCAGCAGGGTGTGGGTCTGACGGGGATGTTAGCTCTGACGGCGTGTTTGAAGGGGCCGAGGAGTTAGCCTGGCTGGGATGTTAGCTATGACCGCGTGTTTGAAGGGGCAGAGGAGTTAGCCTGGCTCGGATGTTAGCTATGACGGCGTGTTTGAAGGGGCAGAGGAGTTAGCCTGGCTGGGATGTTAGCTATGATGGCGTGTTTGAAGGGGCAGAGGAGTTAGCCTGGCTGGGAGGTTAGCTATGCTAGTGTGTTGGTAGTTAAGGGAGTAACTCTGCCTAGGGAGTCGGTCTAGCCAGGGAACTAGGTGATtagtcttgtctgtctgtctccacacCAAGTGTTCCTGCATTTCAATAACCGTGTCAAACAAGACCCATGAGTCACTAAccacttgtttgtgtgtctctgtgcctgtgtgtgtctgcgtgcatgtgtgtgtgtgtctgcgtgcatgtgtctgcgtgcatgtgtgtgtgtgtctgcgggcatgtgtgtgtgtgtctgcgtgcatgtatgtgtatctgtgcgtgtgtgtcttcatgtgtatatctgcgcttgtgtgtgtgcgtgcatgcgtgtgtctgcgcctgcgtctgcgtgtgtctccgtgcgcgtgtgtctgcgtgcatgtgcacgtgtgtttctgcgtgcgtctgcgtgtgtctccGTGCGTGTGTCCCCAGAGGGTCGAACATGGGGAAGAAGAAGCAGCACATCTGCCACATCGCCGGCTGTGAGAAGGTGTACGGCAAGACGTCCCACCTGCGGGCGCACCTGCGCTGGCACTCCGGGGAGCGGCCCTTCGTCTGCAGCTGGATGTTCTGCGGGAAGCGCTTCACGCGCAGCGACGAGCTGCAGCGccaccgacgcacacacacaggtgcccgggccgccgccgccgccacgccgcTGCTCTCAATCGGCGGTGATTTCACAGCGGCGCCGCGCTTCAGTTTGACGCGGTGCGACGTGTAATTCCTACCAAAACAATTAGGCCTCCCGGGATTTGACTAATTAAAAGATTTGGTAGCAGGCGGCCTGCGCGGGGTTTATCGGTGTCGGGTCTGGATGAATGGAGATGATGGCTCAACATGCGCCCGGTTTCATCAGCGGGTTAAAACCACGGGCATCCTGGGGGGGGGAATCTGtgttttaataataaatataatgtaataatacCGACGCGTAGGAATAATTTAagctttgattttttttatctgacCGAAAAACAAAGAGTTAAGTTAAGTTTGAAGTATGAATCTTTGCCGGTTGGTTTACATAAAAGGTAAACATATTTTTAGTGTTGTCCCCTAGTTTACGACCCCTGTTGCCGCCTGCACATTTTAACTGGGCCAGAACTGTCAGAACCTCATGGTACGCAGACCGGCGACCCTATCAAAGTCACACCACGACGTGGCACAGTTCTAACTttgtgtcctccccccccccccacccctaggCGAGAAGAAATTTGTGTGCTCCGAGTGCTCCAAGCGCTTCATGCGGAGCGACCACCTGGCCAAGCACATCAAGACGCACCAGAACAAgaaggggggcgtggcctcgcTGGAGTCGGCGGGCTCCTCGGACGGCAGCATCATCGCCACGACGACGGGCGGCACCACACTCATCCTCACCAACATCCAGCAGGGCTCCAGCCACGCCCAGGACCTCCTGGCCAACGCCGAGATGCCCCTGCAGCTGGTCTCCGTGGCGACGGCCGGCGACGCGATGGAGTGACCGCCGCGCTCGTCTCCCATTTTGTTTccttgaccccgccccctccgcccGCCCCGCCCACAGACAGACTGCTTAATTACGTTCCCCTTCGACTTCCTGACTGCTTTTTTTAAAGGAACCCCGGTCAGGAACATGTTCTAtgaatacacatatatatattttaacacGTAAGCTAAGGGCTTGATGTCCGCGAGCAGTCTGGGTTTctgttatgtttttctttttaccgGGCAAAGAGTACAGTAGTGGCAAAAAAAAACCGAAGACCCCGCGGTGTCATGTGTTTCCAAGGAGATGCCTTATTTTGTAAAACGCTGTGTCGCGTGGCACCTGAACACGGGGCCGTGGTATGTTTTTGAAGATGCTAATTTGTTCACATGTATTTTGAAGAAAAATCGTAGAGAAAACGAGCGGTACCGCGGTTCGAACAACGTCCTCGTACGGACGTTATGCCTTTATTGACAATAACCTTGGCGAGCAAGGTCCGTTTTCACACGCGGCTGATGAATAGCGAAGGTCAAGCTTTTCATGTCCAGATTGTGTCGTCATGCAAACCTATCGATGTTGTTATTGGCGTTTCTACATAATGCATTTCTGTTTTCGTTCTGTTTCTCGTGCCCCCTCAACACCGCGCTCTTCTTGTAGTCGTAGCGCTCACTAACGAATGTCCgactctgctcctcctctccttttcctccctgctcctcctctcctcctcctccctgatcctcctctcctcctccctgctcctcctctcctcctcctccctgctcctcctctcctcctcctctcctcctcctctcctcctcctccctgctcctcctctcctcctcctccctgctcctcctctcctcctcctccctgctcctcctccctgctcctcctctcctcctcctccctgctcctcctctcctcctcctcctccctgatcctcctccctgctcctcctctcctcctccctgctcctcctctcctcctcctccctgctcctcctctcctctccttctccctgctcctctctccttctctcttcgtctccctgctcctcctctctctcctcctccttgttcctctctccttctctcttcgtctccctgctcctcctctctcctcctcctccctgctcctctctccttctctcttcttctccctgctcctcctctctcctcttcacctcctctcttctcctctctcctctctcctcctctcttctccctgctcctctctcctcctcctttttcctctctccttctctcttcttctccctgctcctcctctctcctcttcacctcctctcttctcctccctcctcttccttgcTCCTCCCTGCTTCCCTCGTCtctgactgtaactctgcaggTCTAAAAAGGAAAACACAATCAATGTATTtaccaattccttctcaacacatacagtacatgtgcGTGATATGCATTGTCTGCATACACAATATTTTGACTGAATAGATATTTATACTGAGCTTTGCATAGAGAAGGGTTTTTGTGACGAAATCCAAATTCTTTACAAaatggctttttttttaatcatgtgTAATTTCAAATGtgcatttgtaaaaaaaaaaaatcgaaacgAAAAGaccagaaaaaaacattattttgtgtAATTCATGTACAAACACGTTGTTACTTGGACAACACACAAAAAGCCATGTGGGTGGTAATTGCCAAAATTCGACTCGATAATAATCTCAGGGTGACTTGGTCAGTAGAGTGTGATTGGATAGTGCTTGCTACAGTCGTTCGTTCCCCGAGTTCTGCGTTCCTCTGATGGGCCAAACAGTGAATCCCGCCGTCGCAACGCCGCCTGTTTATCAGAAGCAGCCCGTGTGCGCTGGCTGTTCTCACTTCATTTCACCCACTTAAAACCACTAGTTGTGTCACCTTACTGAAGAAAGCAGACCCATCGGGACCAGTACCTCGTTTAATCAGTTGCTATTCGCAAGGAGAGATTGATTCAATGTACCGCTGATTAACGGCACGTTTTTAGCATCACTTTAGTCCTTTTTGTCCTGTTACTACGTATGGAAACGATTTATATTTAGTTCTCCGAGAAATGCCTAGATCTTTAATTGTATGGATTGTGTAGGGTTTCTCTGGTCCACATGACTACGTTGTCAGGCTGTTGGCCCTGCATCTAATGCTCAATGTAAGGAGGAACAGTAAATGTACTTGTGGAGCAGAGGTTTGTTGTAGCGAGTCGCAGAAGCACGGTGTTTATGAAGACTTGTCCCTAAAAGGTGTCCCACATTTCATTTAAATCGTCCGTAGTATTTATTACTCTGCTCCACGCGCAGCCAATTATCAAGGTTTCCGTTCTCGTCCTGGGAAGTCgttattatttgtttgttttgtctctgTATCCATTCTTGTCAATATAACATCCATATAAACCTCTGTAAAGTTTgacttttatttaaatgtatttctacTTACGTTTGTTTATGATTATGCTCCATAATGGCTGTACCATGTCCACACTTTGAGGGCTGCTTGGTCATTTTTAATACATACTAAACAAGGACATTACCAAGTTATCCTCTTTTTACACTTAAAACTTTTC comes from the Gadus chalcogrammus isolate NIFS_2021 unplaced genomic scaffold, NIFS_Gcha_1.0 GACHA043, whole genome shotgun sequence genome and includes:
- the sp3a gene encoding transcription factor Sp3a produces the protein MTAPEQPVKPEEMADADSGHGDFLQQDHGRGDQDAQPSPLDMLATTCSKVGSPSSEVEKDVQSDLASIQLTGTESWEVLTPTTKEDSGMIQIQNQGILTSNGQYVVPLHNLQGQHIFVTSGADGSSANTVPNIQYQVIPQLQTADGQLSFSSAGVDGATLGQDSAGQIQILPDGSQGISVSAADMLATTQSLVSQAGHLGQLQGVTIDGSAFGHQGQVVTNVPMGLPGNITLVPLNSLELDSLGLSCAQTIATGMTADGQLILASQPGDGSEGGARPGEQLTQTLTVGDLNAAQEMYVPVSSASAAQPGSTDGSVLMTQSTALSSMSVGGQADSGLHEVFIQQNHAQTLNASTPQTVLQLQPEPAQSSNGQQVMQSVAGDQNLQLINPGTFIIQAQTVSASGQIQWQTFQVQGVQNLQNLGLPTSQPQQITLAPMQTLSLAGGQVPNLQTVTVNSIVQQEGHSPGDIHIKEEPDSEDWQLGTDSTLNTSDLSHLHVRLVDEDDPLGQEGKRLRRVACTCPNCKESGGRGSNMGKKKQHICHIAGCEKVYGKTSHLRAHLRWHSGERPFVCSWMFCGKRFTRSDELQRHRRTHTGEKKFVCSECSKRFMRSDHLAKHIKTHQNKKGGVASLESAGSSDGSIIATTTGGTTLILTNIQQGSSHAQDLLANAEMPLQLVSVATAGDAME